The Flavobacteriales bacterium sequence GGGAGTACAGCTCAAGAGTACCATACTAGTATCCTACCTCCTTCAGAGGAGGAGTGGACTTATCAGTCTTTCACTTTTCAACCTAGCCACGCCCACGGTTACATCTATTGTCAAATGAATGTGCCTGTCTGTGAGGAGTACCGCCGTTTTGCTTGTTTTGTGGACAATTTTGTGTTGTCAGAGGTGTCTTCTTCTTCGGCTACACTCAGCACTCAGTCCAAAGCTTATCCTAATCCCTTTACTGAGGCTTTGCACATAGAAACCAACGGTAGTCGTATAGGCATTTACGATGTTATGGGTAAGCTACACCACGAGCAAGAGGTGTTATCAGGCAATAAAAACAGCATACTATTGGGAGACTTACCCATAGGTATCTATATCCTCAAAGCCTTTAATGACGATGGTCAGGAGTT is a genomic window containing:
- a CDS encoding T9SS type A sorting domain-containing protein, whose amino-acid sequence is GSTAQEYHTSILPPSEEEWTYQSFTFQPSHAHGYIYCQMNVPVCEEYRRFACFVDNFVLSEVSSSSATLSTQSKAYPNPFTEALHIETNGSRIGIYDVMGKLHHEQEVLSGNKNSILLGDLPIGIYILKAFNDDGQELSSEKVIKIRK